One region of Armigeres subalbatus isolate Guangzhou_Male chromosome 3, GZ_Asu_2, whole genome shotgun sequence genomic DNA includes:
- the LOC134221092 gene encoding zinc finger protein 772-like isoform X2 — protein MENIVLKEAIIMANNSNNMCRLCLSANGITEPICYDQRDQFLLQKIYECTTLQISPLNGIPSSLCTICKARLDEFYQFRWQCIKNDEIIRRIADSFHNKQSDDSSTSSPITAQSPNRNPKLEVIDQHLPAGGEMQQVPTADGRSSSEYKGGAEEEHLVDERAAPIGYGEHTEQGGRPHQDGYSLGEHSHAMHNQYVTGPAMNPYNGEHTAGFQPEDKYQTPHQYEFSDFRRKRGRPPKQKFDPYHHPIVKYGESSIDEMKGSVETGSSILEQEPETIMTYGEGTSRIEYQHGPVYGDWDPQTKIKLEQIDHQQVRYDEPEPASPQAHEQKVVTTNMIQTVLTPEGFVKRSRGRPPREGGCPNQDRTEYRFQCQFCDARFKAAINLKLHTNTHTGERPYKCQLCEKSFAHPSNLSVHTKLHTQERVKREGVPSEKKFQCPYCNTLFALAFQLKIHINTHTGQKPYVCKNCGKGFAQPSNLHVHIKKHCHKRVEYHEQQGQNDQHHSSEHQQIHHHPQNQLTQQQPHFHSAPAQHHTVVPPHSQTSPSHQPHSPTLQITQTDDPSSSLNHSTQQPIPLEHSSEPTAEKQRGTSPCQQPPTTGMGIAPIMLV, from the coding sequence ATATCGCCTTTGAACGGGATCCCCTCCTCGCTCTGCACTATCTGCAAAGCACGTCTAGATGAGTTCTACCAGTTTCGTTGGCAGTGTATCAAAAACGATGAAATCATCCGCCGAATAGCGGACAGCTTCCATAATAAGCAATCGGATGATTCGTCAACGTCTTCACCTATCACCGCACAATCTCCTAATCGAAACCCTAAGCTGGAAGTAATTGATCAACATCTGCCCGCTGGTGGTGAAATGCAGCAAGTTCCTACGGCCGATGGACGATCGTCCTCCGAGTACAAAGGAGGCGCCGAAGAGGAACACCTAGTAGATGAGCGAGCTGCCCCAATTGGGTACGGCGAACATACCGAACAAGGAGGAAGGCCACATCAGGATGGCTACAGTTTGGGAGAGCATAGCCATGCAATGCACAATCAATACGTCACAGGCCCGGCCATGAATCCGTATAACGGCGAACACACAGCAGGTTTCCAGCCGGAGGATAAATACCAAACACCACATCAATATGAGTTTTCGGATTTTCGGAGGAAGCGTGGTCGTCCGCCGAAGCAAAAATTCGACCCATATCACCACCCTATCGTGAAATACGGCGAGAGTTCTATTGACGAAATGAAAGGCTCTGTAGAAACAGGTTCGAGTATTTTGGAACAAGAACCGGAAACCATTATGACATATGGAGAAGGGACGTCTAGGATCGAATATCAACATGGACCTGTCTATGGTGATTGGGATCCCCAAACGAAGATCAAACTAGAACAGATCGATCATCAGCAAGTTCGATATGATGAACCGGAGCCCGCCTCCCCGCAAGCACATGAGCAGAAAGTGGTTACAACAAACATGATCCAGACCGTGTTAACTCCGGAAGGGTTCGTGAAAAGAAGTCGTGGACGTCCTCCTCGGGAAGGAGGTTGTCCGAATCAAGATCGAACCGAGTACCGATTCCAGTGTCAATTCTGTGACGCCAGGTTCAAAGCGGCCATAAACTTGAAATTGCATACCAATACTCACACTGGTGAGCGACCATACAAGTGTCAATTGTGTGAAAAGTCCTTCGCCCATCCTAGCAATTTGAGCGTTCATACCAAGCTTCATACGCAAGAACGTGTGAAACGGGAAGGTGTTCCTTCGGAGAAAAAGTTTCAGTGTCCATATTGCAACACGTTGTTTGCCTTAGCGTTCCAGCTCAAGATTCACATAAACACGCACACCGGACAGAAACCGTACGTGTGTAAGAACTGTGGCAAAGGCTTCGCCCAACCAAGCAATCTACACGTGCACATCAAGAAGCATTGTCATAAACGGGTCGAATACCACGAGCAGCAAGGCCAGAATGACCAGCACCATTCTTCAGAACATCAGCAGATTCACCATCATCCGCAAAATCAACTAACTCAACAGCAACCACACTTCCACTCTGCCCCTGCGCAACATCATACGGTTGTCCCTCCACATTCGCAAACATCCCCGTCACATCAGCCACACTCTCCTACTCTACAAATCACTCAGACTGATGATCCGAGCTCTTCATTGAACCACTCTACCCAGCAACCGATTCCACTTGAACACAGTTCGGAGCCCACAGCCGAGAAACAACGAGGAACTAGTCCCTGTCAGCAGCCGCCCACAACCGGAATGGGGATTGCTCCGATTATGTTGGTTTAG
- the LOC134221092 gene encoding zinc finger protein 772-like isoform X1, which translates to MENIVLKEAIIMASNNSNNMCRLCLSANGITEPICYDQRDQFLLQKIYECTTLQISPLNGIPSSLCTICKARLDEFYQFRWQCIKNDEIIRRIADSFHNKQSDDSSTSSPITAQSPNRNPKLEVIDQHLPAGGEMQQVPTADGRSSSEYKGGAEEEHLVDERAAPIGYGEHTEQGGRPHQDGYSLGEHSHAMHNQYVTGPAMNPYNGEHTAGFQPEDKYQTPHQYEFSDFRRKRGRPPKQKFDPYHHPIVKYGESSIDEMKGSVETGSSILEQEPETIMTYGEGTSRIEYQHGPVYGDWDPQTKIKLEQIDHQQVRYDEPEPASPQAHEQKVVTTNMIQTVLTPEGFVKRSRGRPPREGGCPNQDRTEYRFQCQFCDARFKAAINLKLHTNTHTGERPYKCQLCEKSFAHPSNLSVHTKLHTQERVKREGVPSEKKFQCPYCNTLFALAFQLKIHINTHTGQKPYVCKNCGKGFAQPSNLHVHIKKHCHKRVEYHEQQGQNDQHHSSEHQQIHHHPQNQLTQQQPHFHSAPAQHHTVVPPHSQTSPSHQPHSPTLQITQTDDPSSSLNHSTQQPIPLEHSSEPTAEKQRGTSPCQQPPTTGMGIAPIMLV; encoded by the coding sequence ATATCGCCTTTGAACGGGATCCCCTCCTCGCTCTGCACTATCTGCAAAGCACGTCTAGATGAGTTCTACCAGTTTCGTTGGCAGTGTATCAAAAACGATGAAATCATCCGCCGAATAGCGGACAGCTTCCATAATAAGCAATCGGATGATTCGTCAACGTCTTCACCTATCACCGCACAATCTCCTAATCGAAACCCTAAGCTGGAAGTAATTGATCAACATCTGCCCGCTGGTGGTGAAATGCAGCAAGTTCCTACGGCCGATGGACGATCGTCCTCCGAGTACAAAGGAGGCGCCGAAGAGGAACACCTAGTAGATGAGCGAGCTGCCCCAATTGGGTACGGCGAACATACCGAACAAGGAGGAAGGCCACATCAGGATGGCTACAGTTTGGGAGAGCATAGCCATGCAATGCACAATCAATACGTCACAGGCCCGGCCATGAATCCGTATAACGGCGAACACACAGCAGGTTTCCAGCCGGAGGATAAATACCAAACACCACATCAATATGAGTTTTCGGATTTTCGGAGGAAGCGTGGTCGTCCGCCGAAGCAAAAATTCGACCCATATCACCACCCTATCGTGAAATACGGCGAGAGTTCTATTGACGAAATGAAAGGCTCTGTAGAAACAGGTTCGAGTATTTTGGAACAAGAACCGGAAACCATTATGACATATGGAGAAGGGACGTCTAGGATCGAATATCAACATGGACCTGTCTATGGTGATTGGGATCCCCAAACGAAGATCAAACTAGAACAGATCGATCATCAGCAAGTTCGATATGATGAACCGGAGCCCGCCTCCCCGCAAGCACATGAGCAGAAAGTGGTTACAACAAACATGATCCAGACCGTGTTAACTCCGGAAGGGTTCGTGAAAAGAAGTCGTGGACGTCCTCCTCGGGAAGGAGGTTGTCCGAATCAAGATCGAACCGAGTACCGATTCCAGTGTCAATTCTGTGACGCCAGGTTCAAAGCGGCCATAAACTTGAAATTGCATACCAATACTCACACTGGTGAGCGACCATACAAGTGTCAATTGTGTGAAAAGTCCTTCGCCCATCCTAGCAATTTGAGCGTTCATACCAAGCTTCATACGCAAGAACGTGTGAAACGGGAAGGTGTTCCTTCGGAGAAAAAGTTTCAGTGTCCATATTGCAACACGTTGTTTGCCTTAGCGTTCCAGCTCAAGATTCACATAAACACGCACACCGGACAGAAACCGTACGTGTGTAAGAACTGTGGCAAAGGCTTCGCCCAACCAAGCAATCTACACGTGCACATCAAGAAGCATTGTCATAAACGGGTCGAATACCACGAGCAGCAAGGCCAGAATGACCAGCACCATTCTTCAGAACATCAGCAGATTCACCATCATCCGCAAAATCAACTAACTCAACAGCAACCACACTTCCACTCTGCCCCTGCGCAACATCATACGGTTGTCCCTCCACATTCGCAAACATCCCCGTCACATCAGCCACACTCTCCTACTCTACAAATCACTCAGACTGATGATCCGAGCTCTTCATTGAACCACTCTACCCAGCAACCGATTCCACTTGAACACAGTTCGGAGCCCACAGCCGAGAAACAACGAGGAACTAGTCCCTGTCAGCAGCCGCCCACAACCGGAATGGGGATTGCTCCGATTATGTTGGTTTAG